Proteins encoded within one genomic window of Zootoca vivipara chromosome 12, rZooViv1.1, whole genome shotgun sequence:
- the STAM gene encoding signal transducing adapter molecule 1 isoform X1 — protein sequence MPLFTSNPFDQDVEKATSEMNTAEDWGLILDICDKVGQSRTGPKDCLRSIMKRVNHKDPHVAMQALTLLGACVSNCGKIFHLEVCSRDFASEVSNVLNKGHPKVCEKLKALMVEWTDEFKNDPQLSLISAMIKNLKEQGVMFPVIGSQAAEQAKASPALVAKDPGIVANKKEEEDLAKAIELSLKEQRQQPTPLSTLYPSTSSLLTNHKHEGRKVRAIYDFEAAEDNELTFKAGELITVLDDSDPNWWKGETHQGTGLFPSNFVTADLTAEPEMMKTEKKTVQFSDEVQVETIEPEPEPAFIDEDKMDQLLQMLQSADPGDDQPDLPELIHLETMCHQMGPLIDEKLEDIDRKHSELSELNVKVMEALSLYTKLMNEDPMYSMYSKLQNQQYYMAQSGVSGSQVYPGQPQSNAYLVAGNAQMGHVQAYSLPSEQLPPLNQGTITPAASSGLPSQPVQTSYTNTMVGSVPGSTYSSQASVYSPPPAATADVAAYQNSGTISQVPNYNLVASSLPQPPGSQPPPPQQQPPSSQQNTYSQKALL from the exons ATGCCGCTCTTCACCAGCAACCCATTCGACCAGGATGTGG AAAAAGCTACCAGTGAAATGAATACTGCTGAAGACTGGGGGCTCATCTTAGATATTTGTGATAAAGTTGGACAGTCACGAACTGG GCCTAAGGACTGTCTTCGGTCTATTATGAAGAGAGTGAACCACAAGGATCCCCATGTTGCTATGCAAGCGCTGACC ctttTAGGAGCATGTGTCTCAAACTGCGGTAAAATATTTCATTTAGAAGTATGTTCAAGAGATTTTGCTAGTGAAGTAAGCAACGTGTTAAATAAG GGTCATCCAAAAGTCTGTGAAAAATTGAAAGCACTCATGGTGGAATGGACAGACGAATTCAAGAATGATCCCCAGCTTAGTCTGATATCTGCAATGATAAAGAACCTTAAGGAACAGGGTGTTATGTTTCCAGTTATTGGTTCACAG GCTGCAGAACAAGCAAAAGCAAGCCCAGCTCTAGTAGCCAAAGATCCTGGGATAGTAGCAaacaagaaggaggaagaggatctaGCTAAAG CTATTGAATTGTCACTTAAGGAACAAAGACAGCAACCAACGCCGCTTTCCACTCTTTATCCAAGCACCTCAAGCCTCTTAACTAATCACAAGCATGAGGGCCGAAAGGTTCGGGCTATTTATGACTTTGAAGCTGCTGAAGATAATGAACTAACATTTAAAGCTGGAGAACTTATCACTGTACTTGATGACAG TGATCCAAACTGGTGGAAAGGTGAAACACATCAAGGGACAGGATTATTTCCTTCCAATTTTGTAACTGCTGATCTTACTGCTGAACCAGAAATGA TGAAAACCGAGAAGAAAACCGTGCAATTTAGTGATGAAGTTCAAGTTGAAACAATTGAACCGGAGCCTGAACCAGCTTTTATTGATGAA GATAAAATGGACCAACTGTTGCAGATGCTGCAAAGTGCAGATCCAGGTGATGACCAGCCAGACCTCCCAGAGCTGATCCACCTTGAAA CAATGTGCCATCAAATGGGACCTCTCATTGATGAAAAGCTAGAAGATATTGACAG GAAACATTCTGAGCTGTCAGAGCTCAATGTGAAAGTTATGGAGGCACTCTCATTATATACCAAGTTGATGAATGAGGATCCAATGTATTCAATGTACTCAAAACTACAAAACCAACAATATTATATGGCTCAGTCCGGTGTTTCTGGCTCTCAG GTTTATCCAGGACAACCTCAAAGCAATGCATATTTGGTGGCAGGAAATGCACAGATGGGTCATGTTCAAGCCTACAGTCTTCCATCAGAGCAACTACCACCTCTGAATCAAGGCACAATTACTCCAGCAGCAAGCTCTGGATTACCTAGTCAGCCAGTTCAGACATCTTACACAAA CACAATGGTTGGTTCTGTTCCAGGAAGCACATATTCTAGCCAAGCTTCAGTCTACAGCCCACCCCCAGCTGCTACTGCTGATGTTGCTGCTTACCAGAATTCTGGAACTATATCTCAGGTGCCAAACTATAACTTAGTCGCCTCATCTCTGCCGCAGCCACCAGGcagccaaccaccaccaccacagcaacAACCTCCATCATCACAACAAAATACTTATTCCCAGAAGGCACTACTATAG
- the STAM gene encoding signal transducing adapter molecule 1 isoform X2 gives MNTAEDWGLILDICDKVGQSRTGPKDCLRSIMKRVNHKDPHVAMQALTLLGACVSNCGKIFHLEVCSRDFASEVSNVLNKGHPKVCEKLKALMVEWTDEFKNDPQLSLISAMIKNLKEQGVMFPVIGSQAAEQAKASPALVAKDPGIVANKKEEEDLAKAIELSLKEQRQQPTPLSTLYPSTSSLLTNHKHEGRKVRAIYDFEAAEDNELTFKAGELITVLDDSDPNWWKGETHQGTGLFPSNFVTADLTAEPEMMKTEKKTVQFSDEVQVETIEPEPEPAFIDEDKMDQLLQMLQSADPGDDQPDLPELIHLETMCHQMGPLIDEKLEDIDRKHSELSELNVKVMEALSLYTKLMNEDPMYSMYSKLQNQQYYMAQSGVSGSQVYPGQPQSNAYLVAGNAQMGHVQAYSLPSEQLPPLNQGTITPAASSGLPSQPVQTSYTNTMVGSVPGSTYSSQASVYSPPPAATADVAAYQNSGTISQVPNYNLVASSLPQPPGSQPPPPQQQPPSSQQNTYSQKALL, from the exons ATGAATACTGCTGAAGACTGGGGGCTCATCTTAGATATTTGTGATAAAGTTGGACAGTCACGAACTGG GCCTAAGGACTGTCTTCGGTCTATTATGAAGAGAGTGAACCACAAGGATCCCCATGTTGCTATGCAAGCGCTGACC ctttTAGGAGCATGTGTCTCAAACTGCGGTAAAATATTTCATTTAGAAGTATGTTCAAGAGATTTTGCTAGTGAAGTAAGCAACGTGTTAAATAAG GGTCATCCAAAAGTCTGTGAAAAATTGAAAGCACTCATGGTGGAATGGACAGACGAATTCAAGAATGATCCCCAGCTTAGTCTGATATCTGCAATGATAAAGAACCTTAAGGAACAGGGTGTTATGTTTCCAGTTATTGGTTCACAG GCTGCAGAACAAGCAAAAGCAAGCCCAGCTCTAGTAGCCAAAGATCCTGGGATAGTAGCAaacaagaaggaggaagaggatctaGCTAAAG CTATTGAATTGTCACTTAAGGAACAAAGACAGCAACCAACGCCGCTTTCCACTCTTTATCCAAGCACCTCAAGCCTCTTAACTAATCACAAGCATGAGGGCCGAAAGGTTCGGGCTATTTATGACTTTGAAGCTGCTGAAGATAATGAACTAACATTTAAAGCTGGAGAACTTATCACTGTACTTGATGACAG TGATCCAAACTGGTGGAAAGGTGAAACACATCAAGGGACAGGATTATTTCCTTCCAATTTTGTAACTGCTGATCTTACTGCTGAACCAGAAATGA TGAAAACCGAGAAGAAAACCGTGCAATTTAGTGATGAAGTTCAAGTTGAAACAATTGAACCGGAGCCTGAACCAGCTTTTATTGATGAA GATAAAATGGACCAACTGTTGCAGATGCTGCAAAGTGCAGATCCAGGTGATGACCAGCCAGACCTCCCAGAGCTGATCCACCTTGAAA CAATGTGCCATCAAATGGGACCTCTCATTGATGAAAAGCTAGAAGATATTGACAG GAAACATTCTGAGCTGTCAGAGCTCAATGTGAAAGTTATGGAGGCACTCTCATTATATACCAAGTTGATGAATGAGGATCCAATGTATTCAATGTACTCAAAACTACAAAACCAACAATATTATATGGCTCAGTCCGGTGTTTCTGGCTCTCAG GTTTATCCAGGACAACCTCAAAGCAATGCATATTTGGTGGCAGGAAATGCACAGATGGGTCATGTTCAAGCCTACAGTCTTCCATCAGAGCAACTACCACCTCTGAATCAAGGCACAATTACTCCAGCAGCAAGCTCTGGATTACCTAGTCAGCCAGTTCAGACATCTTACACAAA CACAATGGTTGGTTCTGTTCCAGGAAGCACATATTCTAGCCAAGCTTCAGTCTACAGCCCACCCCCAGCTGCTACTGCTGATGTTGCTGCTTACCAGAATTCTGGAACTATATCTCAGGTGCCAAACTATAACTTAGTCGCCTCATCTCTGCCGCAGCCACCAGGcagccaaccaccaccaccacagcaacAACCTCCATCATCACAACAAAATACTTATTCCCAGAAGGCACTACTATAG